Proteins encoded in a region of the Mycolicibacterium duvalii genome:
- a CDS encoding patatin-like phospholipase family protein, with translation MTDGMRALVLAGGGLAGIAWETGVLLGICDEARGRLLDSEVLVGTSAGSTVAAQLSSGTALEELFARQLSDEAGARKSTRRRDRDDHRVFLDAMQTRARPKKLRKIGAVAAAADTVSEPTRRDVIAHRLPSHDWPRRVLRMTGIDLDTGELVIFDNDSGVGLVDAVAASCAVPGVWPPVRIGSRRFMDGGVGSTVNMSAADDCATAVALVPSSSQTPSPWGTGTVDEINAFPGATLAIYADAESLQAFGPNPLDPACRAPSAQAGRPAGSARVAEFLGA, from the coding sequence ATGACCGACGGCATGCGGGCGTTGGTACTGGCCGGCGGCGGCCTGGCCGGCATCGCCTGGGAAACCGGTGTGCTGCTGGGCATCTGCGACGAGGCCCGCGGCCGGCTGCTGGATTCCGAGGTGTTGGTCGGCACGTCCGCCGGCTCGACGGTGGCGGCGCAACTGAGCAGCGGGACGGCGTTGGAGGAGCTGTTCGCGCGGCAACTGTCCGACGAGGCCGGTGCGCGGAAATCCACCCGGCGTCGCGATCGAGACGATCACCGAGTTTTCCTCGACGCGATGCAGACCCGGGCGCGACCAAAGAAGCTCCGCAAGATCGGCGCGGTCGCGGCCGCTGCCGACACAGTCTCCGAGCCGACGCGCCGTGACGTCATCGCGCACCGGCTGCCGTCCCACGACTGGCCACGACGAGTCCTGCGCATGACCGGGATCGACCTGGACACAGGGGAACTCGTGATCTTCGACAACGACTCGGGAGTCGGTCTGGTCGACGCCGTCGCCGCCAGCTGCGCTGTGCCCGGGGTGTGGCCGCCGGTGCGCATCGGGTCGCGCCGGTTCATGGACGGGGGAGTGGGCAGCACGGTCAACATGAGTGCGGCAGACGACTGCGCCACGGCGGTCGCGCTGGTCCCGTCCAGCTCCCAGACCCCGTCACCGTGGGGGACCGGCACCGTCGACGAGATCAACGCGTTCCCGGGGGCGACGCTGGCGATCTACGCCGATGCCGAGTCGCTGCAGGCATTCGGCCCCAACCCGTTGGACCCCGCCTGCCGCGCCCCGTCCGCGCAGGCCGGCCGGCCGGCGGGAAGCGCGCGCGTCGCCGAATTCCTAGGAGCGTGA